The following proteins are co-located in the Bacteroidales bacterium genome:
- a CDS encoding acyl-CoA carboxylase subunit beta encodes MPEKSKSTDLRRRMRDALKGGGDKAIERQKATGKLTARERIIALVDAKSFHEYDLFVEHAGRDFDMDQKYLPGDGVITGTGTILGHPVCIYAQDFTVAGGSLGYMHAKKITKIMDHAMNLKVPLIGINDSGGARIQEGVNSLAGYGEIFYRNTQASGVIPQISVILGPCAGGAVYSPALTDFVFVVDKISKMFITGPEVIKTVLGEEITMEELGGARTHAEITGNAHFYAETEVECFSQIKQLVSFIPWNNFKKADSFPKKKPKSRKFNLEDIIPSDAKQPYDVRDVIRAVVDDSEFFEIHELFAANIVIGFGRLDGETIGFVANQPLVLAGVLDVDSSDKAARFVRYCDAFNIPLCTFVDLPGYLPGVEQEHAGVIRHGAKILYAYSEATVPKLTVILRKAYGGGYIAMCSHHLRADFVFAWPTAEIAVMGPEGAANIIFRKEIMQAKNPEKLRQEKIEEYKEKFANPYVAAAYGYIDAVIEPEETRPFLLHALQISKNKSVERPQKKHGIPPF; translated from the coding sequence GCGCGAACGAATTATCGCCCTGGTTGATGCCAAATCATTTCATGAGTACGATCTATTTGTGGAACATGCCGGTAGAGATTTCGACATGGATCAGAAGTACCTGCCCGGCGACGGTGTAATTACCGGAACAGGAACAATATTAGGACATCCTGTTTGCATTTATGCGCAGGATTTTACGGTGGCCGGCGGTTCGCTGGGCTACATGCACGCTAAGAAGATTACCAAGATTATGGATCATGCCATGAATCTGAAGGTGCCCCTTATTGGCATCAACGATTCTGGTGGCGCCCGTATTCAGGAAGGTGTGAACTCGCTGGCAGGTTATGGCGAGATTTTTTATCGCAACACGCAGGCCTCGGGCGTCATCCCGCAGATTTCGGTGATTTTGGGCCCCTGTGCCGGTGGCGCAGTGTATTCGCCTGCACTCACCGACTTTGTGTTTGTGGTGGATAAAATCTCCAAGATGTTTATCACCGGTCCCGAAGTGATAAAGACGGTGCTGGGCGAAGAGATAACCATGGAAGAGCTTGGCGGCGCACGCACCCATGCCGAAATTACCGGCAATGCGCATTTCTATGCCGAGACCGAGGTGGAGTGCTTCAGTCAGATAAAACAATTGGTTAGCTTTATCCCCTGGAACAACTTTAAAAAAGCTGATTCATTCCCCAAGAAAAAACCCAAAAGCCGCAAGTTCAACCTTGAAGACATCATTCCCAGTGATGCCAAGCAGCCCTACGATGTACGCGATGTGATACGGGCAGTGGTGGACGACTCTGAATTTTTTGAGATTCACGAACTCTTTGCCGCCAATATTGTAATTGGTTTTGGCAGGTTAGATGGCGAAACAATAGGGTTTGTAGCCAACCAGCCGCTGGTACTTGCCGGTGTGCTCGATGTGGATTCATCTGACAAAGCCGCTCGTTTTGTCCGCTATTGCGATGCTTTCAATATTCCGCTGTGTACGTTTGTCGACTTGCCGGGCTACTTGCCGGGCGTGGAGCAGGAACATGCAGGCGTTATCCGCCACGGCGCCAAAATCCTTTACGCCTACAGCGAAGCCACTGTTCCCAAGCTTACAGTGATATTGCGCAAAGCTTATGGCGGCGGCTACATAGCCATGTGCTCGCACCATCTGCGCGCCGACTTTGTATTTGCCTGGCCTACCGCCGAAATAGCGGTAATGGGTCCCGAAGGCGCCGCCAACATTATTTTCCGTAAGGAGATAATGCAGGCCAAAAACCCCGAAAAGCTCCGTCAGGAAAAGATAGAAGAATACAAGGAAAAGTTTGCCAATCCTTATGTGGCAGCAGCTTATGGATATATCGATGCCGTGATAGAACCCGAAGAAACACGTCCTTTTCTGTTGCATGCTTTGCAGATATCCAAAAATAAGTCGGTGGAGCGACCGCAAAAAAAACATGGCATCCCACCGTTTTAA